The sequence below is a genomic window from Lolium perenne isolate Kyuss_39 chromosome 7, Kyuss_2.0, whole genome shotgun sequence.
GGCGGCTGATGGGGTTCATGACGACCGGCGGCCCAGCGGTGCGAGGCCAGGCCTGGAACTTCGTGTCTGTCGCCTGCCACCACTCCTTGTCCGAGACGGTCCCTGGTATGGTGCCTGATCAAGAAGCAACAACATGATCAGCAACAAGAAAATGGTTTCTTCATACCAAGAGCGTGATAATGTTGACTATGCTATGAATGGGACTGCAGATGCAAGACAAACTGCATACCACCGAAGATCTTCTTCTGAGAAACGATGTAGTCGCAAGCATATGCGATGACACAGGAGCCAACAAGGCTGCCGACGATGTACTTGGCACCCATTGGAACTGCATAGTTCAGTGCGCAGAAAGTTAGGGACTGTGGGCAGGAAACTTGTATAGGTTGCAGGTTTAAGTACTGTAAATACCACCATGCATCCTTGGAATGGAAGAAATACATATAAGAAGGTTCTACCAAGAAGATCATTCAATAGGCCCTTCGGATGATCAGAGTGACGTTTTAACGGAGTACTAGCATGCAGTTGAATACATCATGGTTATACAGTGTCATTTCAGTACCCAAGTTATCGTTGGAATACCAGCATGCACAAAATCTGTTATGCCTATGCTGCAATTAGTTTCAGTTAGAGATTGCAGGTTTTCAGTCATGGAGGTACCATCATCCCATGCTTGGAATGGAGAAATTACCAATAAGAAGGATCTAATCTACCCAGTACATTAGAACATCCAGCTGGGCATTCAGATTATCAATGGAATATTTTAACATAATAGCATCTAAATAACAAGTTAAGGTAAAGTTGAATACGTAGCAGGTATGCCCATGTCGATAGGAAACCCAAGTCAACGTTGAGAATACCAGTATACACAAAATGTGTTGTGACTAGGTTTCAGCAAGTTCCATGGGCTGTTCTTGCATTATATACGATGATTCATCAAAACAGAGCAGGATTTTGCTTACAAAAATTCTAGCTTTACCTGGATTTCATTAACAAATATTGAATTCAAACGCAAACAATCCCCATTTCCCAAGCCAACATGGAAGTTACCAGACACTCTGCGACCCGATAACCATCAATGCTTAGTTGACTTGCCATTAGCACAGGGTGTGACGAGTGTGAGTTGCAGCAGATGTGACCTAACGTGAAGCATGCTCAACTTCTCATACAGTTGCAACCCAAAGGGAAATGAAAACGCATGATGAAACCAACCTAACTAGCGAGCTGCTCACTCCTTTTTCTCATCGCAACCAGCAAATGAACAGCATTTTGTTCCACCGCAAAGACAGGCATGATACACACTTAAGAGCAACTTTTGTGCAAGATCGGAGAGGCAGAAAATACCAACCTAGCATTTTACCCTCCGTACCTAGGGTTGGTTGACGACCCTGTGGAGCAAAGCAGTGCAGGCTAACGCTGCTCCAACAAAATCGTGTCCCTCCTAGCAAGAACAGCAACGCCAGTCTGACCATAACTAATCTTAGGAGAGCAAGACACCCAGTAGCTTAGCTCGTCTCTTATTTCCTTCCTGGGGTCCGAGCTTGCAAGCTAACCCTGGACAACGATTCAGCCAGCCGCGCAGACCTCCGGATCCGCCACTGACCCGCTCGAACTAACGCAAGCAGCGCAAACTAGAGCTAGTATCTATGCAGGCCAGGCGCACGGACGGACACAGGCGCGGAATACGCGGGCTTCCTCCCGGAGATTCGATCCAGACAACAGGGGCTTTCTCGACTCGAGATCTATCTCGTCCAAGCTAGGGGCTTTCGAGCTGGAGGGAACAACAAGAAACCTGCTGCTGCGAGATTCAGAGCAGCTCGAGGCCGCAGATCCGGCGCGCGCGCCCGCGCGCGGGGGTAAAGGTCTAAAGGAGGAGCTAGGCGGGAGAAGGGGAAGCGGCGGTGAAGCTAGAGTGCTGGTTACCTTCGGATACCGCTGCTGCGAGGCGGATTCGGTGGCGGATTCCTGCTGTTCTTGCTtccggagaggaggaggaggaggagtaggtgAGGCGTGGAGGAAGAAGAGGTGCGCTGCCTGAAAGATGCGTGCGCCTGGGCCGCGTCGGGCTGGACATGGGGGCCCATGGGGGTCATCATAGGGTCCAAACAGGCCCGTTACCATAAGGACGCGGAAACGGGCTTTCCGAACCCCGCCTCTCGTAGATTTGTACGAGTGAGGGGCGATCGGATTTCTGGCGGGCGTGACAAGTGGCAACACGATGATGTTCGATGACGAGTTCctcaccgacaacttcttcccgagCGTCAACGACAAACCTCAACATGGTCTCCGCCACCGCTACTCAAGCTGCATCGTACGTGAATCTCTTGTCTCTGACAGATCGTCCGCGGTTGCCAACCAAATGAACATTTTTTGTGTTCACGATTGAATTATGGTTTCGCTCTTATGAATATACACGTGCTTCGAGATTCCATTTATACTTGACAGAAATGGGCTCCCAAAATGCTAACACCCCCAATAATATGGATCGTAAAAGGTCCAAGGCCTAAAAAAAATAGACAGTAAAAGGGCAAGGCCCAAAATAGAAATAGATAGTAAATGGCCAAGGCCAGGAAATAGAAAGGCTGAAATTGTTGGGTCCGGCCTATATAGACCACCGAAATGGACCGGGCTGATTTTGAATTACGGCGATTTGATTCCGTCGcaaatttttcccatcagactgaCCACGTAGGATTTGATGTGGCATGGCTAGATCATTAGTGACGATATTGGATTGTCATAACATCGTCATAGACTATTATGGAGAATCCAAATAAAAGGTCAGGTTGATTCCTgacgtccccttttttgacgatCCATTTTCTGCCACAAAAAACATCATAGATGAAATACAATCACGAttcagtgatgaaaatggaggatCGCATGTCAACACATTTCTTGCATTGTGCTAGAGTTTCTAGTTCTAGCTAGTGTTTGGCGTAGATGTGATCGGCTTAACCTCTTTATATCCTATCTCTTTTATCTCCTCCATTAGTATGCATGATTAGTTTAATTATTGTCTATATGCTCATGCTATATTAGTTATTATTTTGGATTAAGTTATATCAAAATTTCCTCATATTTTTACATTTTTGTCGGTAAAACGGTATAGCAAGTTGGTAAACTAAGTCAAGCCTGAGAAATAGAGCATCCTTAGTTATGACATGATTGATAGCGAGAGAAAATATATTTGCAGCATCCTTCAAATATAAATTAATAAAGGAAGTGACCCAAGAAACCAGAGTAAGATTGGTATGCCTTGAAGCATCTAGAGACATGATTTTGCAGTAATACTACCAGTAGTGAATCGGGCTGAGGAAGATAACAGTCTAGGCACGAGGTATGTATCAATGTCAAAGTTATAAATTTGGTAAACAACGCTCCTCCTCAAATTCTATAGCCGGGGAGTATTTGTTTTGAAGGTAAGAGGAACCTAGATAATTAATACATTAAATGTGAACTCTTGTACAAACTACAATCATGATTTTGAAGATGCACATTTTATCTACGACGCGAATCTgtgggccaccttgctagttttattaacatgaaaagttttgacatgccttCGTTTCTTTCCTCAACTTAAAAAAGAACTCAAGCAGTTACTACTTTTTTTTGTGCCAAAACCTTATGCATAGCTAGTACAACTCATATATACGTGTATTGGATCTTCTACTTTCATTGATTTCCATGTGTACATAAATTGGACATCGATAGGGAGCGAAACATCACATTATTCCACGTAGAAATGGAGGAAAGGGCATACAAATTGAAGAAGCCATATCACACATGATGACAAAATAGATACTACTCTTCTCTTTCAGACGGAGGAAGTTTAAAAACGGTGCATAGTAAACTGAAACACATGTTGACAACAACATTTTTGTTTTTGACCGTGCCTTGCAATCAACATCTGCATCGAATAGGGCAACTAACACTTGGGCATGGTTGGAGGGCGAGGCAACATCTTAGATTCCGGAGTGTTGCCTTCTTTCACGATAAACGCGGTGCTCATCCCAAACACCGTATGGCGATCGAAGTGGCAATGCATGAACCACACACCTAGTTAACCAATCGGAATATTATAATTAAGCATAAATTAGAGAGCCATAATGAAATGCACACATATAACTCGATCGACCGGCGAATGGGAAAAGAGGCTAATTAAGAATATCTAGCTAGCTTATTTACCAGGATTAGTTGCGCGGAAGCGCATCGCGGCCCAGCCAGCCTTGGGCACGGTGACTGTGTTCTGGTACGGCGGGTCGTCGAGGTTGTAATTGGCAGGGTCCGTGGTGACGTTGAAGGTTCCCAGGCCTCTCCCTACCACGTAGAAGGCGAAGCCGTGCAGGTGCATGGGGTGGTTCTCGGCGCCAAAGATGGCCGTGTCCTGGAACACCACCTCCACCACGGCGCCGTACTCCGATCCACCGCCGTCACCTTGGTGCCACGCCTGGTAAACCTGTACCCCTTGGAGACTTCGTTGTCGGTGAAGTTGAAGAAGACGGGAGGCTTGTTGGGGAAGTCCTCCTCGTACACGCCTTTGATGGAGTAGTAGTAGGCGTGGAGGATGTCGATTTTTGGGTCCTCGAAGCTGGCGTTGTTGAGGCTCGCCGCCAAGTGCTGGCCACCCGGCCCCTGGCACGTCCCCGGTCCCGTTGCGCAGGGGAGGACGTTGACGGCGAGGGTGATGAGCATCTGCTGGTCCACCTTGTTGGGCACGTCCACCGGGTGCTCCTTGCTGGCCAGTGACCGGAGCTGGCCGGTGTACTCCACCGCGACGGCGATGTCGTCGCTGTCCGGGAGGTTGGGGAAGtccggctgcgcggcgcgtgtGGAGCGCGGCGCGTCGGTGTACTCGAGAATGGCCGTGGCGGTGCCGTTGAGGTGCGCGAGGGCTGGATTGGAGGAGAAGGTCCTCGAGGCCATGTAGTAGCGGCCGTTGGAATTGGTGGCGCGGTCAGCCGCGAGGAGCACGTCCATGGTCTGTCCCGGCAAGATCATGATCTGCTTGACGCTGAATTTCTTCAGGTAGCGGCCGTCGGTGCCGACGACGGCGAGCAGGTGCCCCGCCACCCCGAAGAACATGTCGTTGTCCATTCCAGCGTTGATGATCCGCAGCAGGTACGTCTTGCCGCTCTGCACGGGGACATTGAAGGTGTCGTCCTCGGAGCACGGGAACAAACCTCCGGGCTGGCCATTAATGGTGTGTGCATCGGAGATGTTAACCTCGCTCCCAGTTTTGAGGTACGTATTCAGAAGATCGTTCACGTCGGCCTTCCACCACTCACCTGCAGTATCACAGCACCGTTAATTAGTAGTACTAGTAAGTCGCACGATCGATGAACTAGCTAGTACGTAGTAATTAATTTTAAGTTGGATCGATCGAGATTCAAAAAATACCGAGGATGATGGGTATCTCCTTGTCCGGCTGCTTTACAAAGGGGAACTCCTTGCCGCGCTCGGGGAGAACGATGAGGGCGCCGTGGACGCCGGCACGGTCCAGGTCGCTGTGAGCATGCCACCACAGGGTGCCCTCCTCCTCGGACAAGATGATGGTGTAAGTGAAGTTGGTGCCCGGCTGGATGGGGCACTGGGTGATGAACTCGGGCCCATCATACCAGGGGTTCCGAGGTTGGTCCACGCCGTGCCTGAGAATGCCATTTAGTTACTGTATGTATCATTTTTTGCTACTAGTTATATGTCAACCTACGCAGAATTAACGTATGTATAATTACCAGTGGATGGTGATGGTTCTTATCACCTTGGTTGTGCACGTTGACGGTGACGGTCTCGCCCTTTCGCGCGGCGATAGTCGGCCCCGGGAACTGCTCATTGACGGTGAGCAGGGCCTTCCGCTGGCAGAGCCTTGTGTAGACAGTCTTCTTCACCTGCAAATTCATGCCACACTTTCACTTTGTACTACTAGCTAGTATACATCCATCAGCCAAGATTACAGCATGCTTGAAGTAGACTTACGAAGAAATCGTAGTAGTTACGGTTGGAGCCCTGACTCTGAGCCAGGCCAACTGTTGCTCCAAACGTAAACACCGCAGCAAGTAACCAAAGCATCGCCGGCATCTTAGATACACCCGCCATTGCCTTGCCGGCCACAGGGTTTCGACCTTCAAGCAGTGGAGCTATGGAGCTGGCTGCTTGCTTACTTGTCGTTAGAACTGAAGAAAGAAGATGCGTGAGGGCTTTTTATAGCGGCGCGCAGCTGAGAAGACCTCGGCTGCCGGCCGGCCGCTTGGTGGGCCAGACATGCATGCATCCAATGCATGGAGTTCTAGCTTAGGAAAGTTCATGCCAAGTAAAATATTATCGACCGTGGCGGGCTCTCATCTTCGAGGGCGACTGGCGGCGGTGGAGGTCTCCTCCTCCTAGAGTGGTGAGATCTTCGACCGAAGTTTCGCGGCGACCCAGGACGATACGACCCATCCGGTGGAGATGGACGCCATGGCGGTGGCCTCGGGCTTCTTTGGAGATTGCTGTGGCTGCAAGGGCAGCACGGCACCTAGTTTGGGAGACACATTACGGCTCAGCCCCTCATCTCCCGTGGTGCAGGTGGCGGTGGTACCCGTTGAGATCTCCGATCTGCTTTTGAGAGCCAACGGGTGACGGTGTGTTGGCTTGCCGATCTTCCTAATAAAGGAGGCGGTCCTATGGTTCTTCTCGTTCCAAGATAATGTTTTGTTTGATGTCAGTCCTCATTTATGTAGCAGGTGATGAGTTTTGGAAGAGTCTGATGTGGGTATTACCCTTCGGGTCCCCATTATTATTATACCCTGATTATGGAGGTGGACTAGCACAAGGACTGACAAGTTGGACCTGCATGTAATATCGACTTGGACTACAAGAAAGATGACTCCAATATGTAATAGATTAGGACTCTtgtaagccctagcctggttgcaTATGTAAAGCCAGGTAGGAGTACCCCTTAGATATATTCTCATACCCGTAGATTAGAACTAGACAAGATATAACAACTCCGCCTACGACAGCTCTCTGTAAACATattatcatatactggattgctagccggacgtagcgatcctccaccgcggggacgtgaatctGGGTACGTTGTGCCTACTCTCGTTcctggaatctccatcgtcgccttTCCCAAAACCTAAGCCCCTCATCATGGGCATTGCCGAGATGCCACCTTATCAGGGTCCGCTGGCGATCTTTATTGAGCGCCTGGATCGGATGGGGTTCGGTCGTGTGAACCCATATTTCTGGCCATGCGGTTTCAAGAGGGAGCGAACGTGAAGCTCCGCTATATGTTGCCATCAGGGAACACATCGGTTTTCGATTTTTATGGAGAAGGCAGTGGTGGAGAATGTTATGGAGGTTGAGTTtcagcacaaaaataagacaccagggcaattctgctgaaaactgcgttagtccgtgttagtgatacgtctcaaacgtatctataatttcttatgttccatgctacttttatgatgatactcacatgttttatacacattatatgtcattattatgcattttccggcactaacctattaacgagatgccgaagagccgattctttgtttctgctgtttttggtttcagaaatcctagtaaggaaatattctcggaattggacgaaatcaacgcccagggtcctatttttccacgaagcttccagaagacctagggggagacgaagtggggccatggggcgccgccacactagggcggcgcggcccagagggggcccgcgcggccctgtggtgtggggcccccgtgagccccccgactctgcccttccgcctacttaagcctccgtcgaagatagccccagtaccgagagccacgatacggaaaatcttccagagacgccgccgccgccaatcccatctcgggggattcaggagatcgcctccggcaccctgccggagaggggaatcatctcccggaggactctacaccgccatggtcgcctccggattgatgtgtgagtagttcacccctggactatgggtccatagcagtagctagatggtcgtcttctcctcattgtgctatcattgtctgatcttgtgagctgcctaacatgatcaagatcatctatctgtaaagctacatgtgtgtttgttgggatccgatggataatgaatactatgctatcttgattatcaatttatctatgtgttgtttattatcttgcatgctctccgttgctagtagaggctctggccaagtcattgcttgtaactccaagagggggtacttatgctcgatagtgggttcatgcctccattaaatgcaggacgatgtgagaaagttctaaggttgtggatgtgctgttgccactagggataaaacatcaattctatgtctaaggatgtattttttgattacattacgcaccatacttaatgcaattgtctgttgtttgcaacttaatactggaaggggttcagatgataacctgaaggtggactttttaggcatagatgcatgctggatagcggtctatgtactttgtcgtaatgcccaattaaatctcacactactcatcatatcatgtatgtgcattgttatgttctccttatttgtcaattgcccaactgtaatttgtttacccaatatgctatttcttatgggagagacacctctagtgaactgtggaccccggtccattcttttacatcgaatacaatctactgcaatagttgttctactgttttatgcaaacatcatcttccacactatacatctaatcctttgttacagcaagccggtgagattgacaacctcactgtcacgttggggcaaagtaatttggttgtgttgtgcaggttccacgttggcgccggaatccctagtgttgcgccgcactacactccgccgccatcaaccttcaacgtgcttcttggctcctactggttcgataaaccttggtttcttactgaggaaaaacttgctgctgtacacatcataccttcctcttggggttcccaacggacgagtgctttaccgttacaaggaagctactacgccacgtcaactgtacgctagcagctagttgtatccaaaatacacaaattagaggcaaaacaatagcaaaagtgttcgggaaagtagatacgttttggacatatcaTCGCTCCAAGATGCCTCCTCCTGGTGATCGTAGTTTTTAGTCATATATGGCTCGTCCTCTTCTCTCCTCTGCTTGTTCAGTTATGAGTGCTAACAACATAGACAATGTACAAGACCTCGTCACGAATGTGAACCTCCTCGTGGAGGTAGGTAGTTTTTTTTCTAGCCACACAGGCATGCCTGGTCGAACTCTGGTGGAAATACGAGAAGAGATTTTTAGATTGCAAGCTAGGCTTCACAAGTAGAAACCCAGGAATGAGAAGGACATAGAGTTCCTTGCAAGGTATCCTCATTGCTGGTCTTCGTCTAGCGAGGAGGATGAAGAAGTCTTCacgtctaagggcatctccagcggcgcgacgtaaacggacgctgagcgaccgttttcatccaccgtgaccggaaatgcgtctgggccttgcttcagcggggcgacgcaaagtgaccggcccgtccgcggagacgcaaacctggtccaaatatgcgccaggtttgcgtctccgcggacgctccgctgtcgcgccgagtgtccgccgaaaaagatgtaggacccgcgcgtcagtggcagggaggccgatattattcccgccactgGCCATTCCCTGCGCGAAATATcaaactagaccggcgcgagcagtcATTCGTAGGAATATTGAAAGGACCGCCATGAGACAGACATCCAGACCATTATCTTCGGCGGCGGCTTCGTTCGCGATGATCGGGGCGGGACATGCCCGCATGATGATTGGGCAGCAACGTaagatgcggaggacatcgaaACCGCACGGTTGTTCGCCACCCAGCAGATGCAACCAACAACCGTGTCCGTCGACGACTTCGACGACGCGCCAATACAGCCTGTCCCATGGACATTGCTACCAAAGAAGAAGGGGGAGATCCGCAGGACAGAAGgcttcgtcgacgacgaggataaGTGTTTGTGCGAAGCGTGGCTGGCAACGAGCCATGATTGTATTAATGGCGCGCagcaaaagggcaaggtctatTGGGCCAAGGTCTTGCAGCAGTACAACGAGACCAAGATGCACCCGTCCTACCAGATCCCAAGCCCTCGGACGGAAGAGTCCCTCcgaaaaagatggaactacatcaaacaagagagaAGCAAGTTCTGCTCGGCGGTCGAACATGCTAGGAACCACCTCGTAAGCGGCATTGGCGTTGTTTCACTGGTAAACAAGAtacaaccatcatcattctaCACTATTTGCATCATTCGATGTACATCATTGGCCgctatgattgcaggtatcccgcgccttggagaagttcagggcgacgcataagaagggcttccatatggtccattgctgggacGTGCTCAAGGACGCCAACAAGTGGATGACAAGCTTTGCGTCCTACAACGAAGCTGTGAGGAATGGGACAGCGATCAAGCTCGAtggcgaagacgacgatcaaggccgtccagcccttccacctcgtccccgaggccataaggctaccaaggccgatctagCTCGGGAGGCGCAAGCCATTGTGTTCACCCAGAGCATGAAGAAGATAATGGCCGGGAATCTTGCCGTCttggctgctagggacgagaagaggcgtctggaaaaggaggccgcagctgccatctaccacaacctcgcgaaggaggtcattgaggtccaaaggatggacgtcgaggccaaaaaggcagacgccaaggccaaattgcgtgacgccgaggccaagacccgtgcagaagacacaaggatcatgcttgccgacttgagcggcgtcgacgacgacaccagggcatggttcatgaagaggcgcgccgaaatccgcgcgcgagacaCCTGATCGCCATCGCCATGCGCCCAacaccttggcctccttttggacttttttTATTGTTGTTCAGGCCTTTTACAACTTGTGATGTTGTATCTTCATTTCGGTTGTATCTTATATCTTAGTGatgttgtatctttattttagttGTATATTAATTGTTGCAGTTAATTTCGAAATCAAACATAATGATTATGTCCTTTGCAAACATCGAAAACGTCTGATACATAGCTAAATATCTAACACAATAATCGTATATAGAGAAATATCAACGACGACGTCTAGCACGGCGAGCAGGTGCAGGCTGGAAAGGTGATGGAGAATACGCCCGTACCGGTGCCTGGCGGTGATGGAGAGGAATCTCGCCAGAGGA
It includes:
- the LOC127311579 gene encoding uncharacterized protein translates to MGAKYIVGSLVGSCVIAYACDYIVSQKKIFGGTIPGTVSDKEWWQATDTKFQAWPRTAGPPVVMNPISRQNFIVKDL